From the genome of Danio rerio strain Tuebingen ecotype United States chromosome 2, GRCz12tu, whole genome shotgun sequence, one region includes:
- the LOC137488017 gene encoding SLIT and NTRK-like protein 3: protein MHLAAYGESMLWVTLLSTIALGWTTPIPLLDDSEEIDEPCFEPCYCEVKEGLFHVHCDSKGFTNISQVSQSWLRPFKLYLQKNSLRKLYFNSFLHLNNAVAINLGNNALQDIHVGAFNGLGSLKRLYLHENKLEVFRNDTFLGLESLEYLQADYNVIKRIDSGAFRNLHKLRVLILNDNLIPVLPAFLFRSVSLTHLDLRGNRLKTLPYKGILEYIGRSLMEIQLEENPWNCICDIIQLQAWLERIPYTAVVGEITCEYPFHLHGKDLREIKRSELCPLLNEAEIESILGVLHLPFYTGRARPTKPSSIVSSNQNTVSSVEQRERPPKPTKRPRPSKTPPTPRSVFPNQPPVAGYQTRPPIPIICPIGCTCNLHINDLGLTVNCKENGFRNISELMPRPLNAKKLYLSGNLIQRIYKSDFWNFSSLDLLHLGNNQIFYVQEGAFVNLPNLRSLYLNGNNIVKLTIDMFHGLHSLEYLYFEYNEIREIQPAAFSLMPSLQLVFLNNNLLRTLPMGAFEGTSLTRLNLRNNYFHCLPVSGVLEHLQAVVQIDLNQNPWDCSCDIIPLKEWLDTLSLVVIVGEVACKTPELVSGKDLRTLNSEVICPELRQSSLSPAESDSGLITTYPEVGPHPPKGAIPLSVLILSLLVLFVSAFFAAAALCAYALKKREKLPFRKQGEVGLAGIQMECGIFTEQPSTLPETPPSNHVYDSIGAPSSHMCSNTVYKSGQEESGQKHPFSETKESGSHYRTLVEKEKEWTMAISSSPINTIVSVGGPCGDIAGFRENGILCPTVIDSQGPTPKVGLVDSLFGTTPQFSNLPDRHTHPPSEYPHAKQDARQKQTITTTTGTRTGCPNQTQSDYPELRARLKTKMDYIDMLDRSYQF from the coding sequence ATGCACTTGGCTGCTTATGGTGAAAGCATGTTGTGGGTTACACTGCTAAGCACAATTGCACTTGGATGGACGACTCCTATCCCTCTACTTGATGATTCAGAGGAAATAGACGAGCCTTGCTTTGAGCCCTGCTACTGCGAAGTGAAGGAAGGCCTTTTTCATGTTCATTGTGACAGCAAAGGATTTACAAATATTAGCCAAGTCTCGCAGTCATGGCTTAGACCATTCAAGCTCTACCTGCAGAAAAACTCTTTACGGAAGCTCTACTTCAACAGTTTCCTGCACTTGAACAATGCAGTGGCCATTAATCTGGGCAATAATGCCCTGCAGGACATCCATGTTGGTGCTTTCAATGGTTTGGGCTCCCTGAAGAGGTTGTACCTTCATGAGAACAAGCTGGAAGTGTTCCGGAATGACACATTTCTTGGACTGGAGAGTTTAGAATACCTTCAGGCCGACTATAATGTTATCAAGAGAATAGACAGTGGGGCGTTCAGAAATCTCCACAAACTCAGAGTGCTCATCCTTAATGACAATTTAATACCCGTGCTACCGGCGTTTCTTTTCAGATCTGTCTCTTTAACCCACCTTGACTTGAGAGGCAACCGACTAAAGACGTTGCCTTATAAAGGGATTTTGGAATATATTGGCCGCAGTCTTATGGAGATCCAGTTGGAGGAGAACCCTTGGAACTGTATCTGTGATATCATCCAGCTCCAGGCCTGGTTGGAGCGGATTCCATACACTGCAGTTGTTGGTGAAATAACATGCGAGTACCCTTTCCACCTCCATGGAAAGGACCTCAGAGAAATCAAACGCAGCGAGCTTTGTCCCTTGTTGAACGAAGCTGAGATTGAGTCTATTCTAGGTGTCCTCCACTTGCCGTTCTACACAGGGAGAGCGAGGCCTACAAAGCCATCTTCTATTGTGTCCTCAAATCAAAACACTGTTTCCTCTGTGGAGCAAAGAGAAAGGCCCCCAAAGCCAACAAAAAGACCCCGACCCTCAAAGACACCTCCCACACCACGTAGCGTGTTCCCTAATCAGCCACCTGTAGCCGGATACCAGACAAGGCCACCAATACCAATCATTTGCCCGATTGGATGTACCTGTAACTTGCATATTAATGACCTTGGTTTAACAGTCAACTGTAAGGAAAATGGGTTTCGGAACATATCTGAGTTGATGCCTCGACCCTTGAATGCTAAAAAGCTTTACCTAAGTGGAAATCTCATCCAGAGAATTTACAAGTCAGATTTTTGGAATTTTTCCAGTCTTGATTTATTGCATTTGGGAAACAATCAAATATTTTATGTCCAAGAGGGGGCTTTTGTTAATCTCCCTAATTTGAGAAGCCTTTACCTGAATGGTAATAATATAGTGAAATTAACTATTGATATGTTTCATGGCTTGCATAGCCTTgagtatttatattttgaatacAATGAGATACGAGAAATCCAGCCCGCTGCCTTCAGTTTAATGCCCTCCTTGCAGCTAGTCTTTCTCAACAACAACCTCTTGCGAACGTTGCCCATGGGAGCATTCGAAGGTACCTCGCTGACACGTCTGAACCTGCGCAACAACTACTTTCATTGCCTCCCAGTCAGCGGCGTTCTGGAACACCTGCAAGCTGTAGTCCAGATCGACCTGAATCAGAACCCCTGGGACTGCTCCTGCGACATCATCCCTCTCAAAGAGTGGCTGGACACGCTGAGCTTAGTGGTCATAGTAGGAGAAGTGGCATGTAAGACCCCCGAGCTGGTCTCAGGAAAAGATTTGCGCACTCTGAATTCTGAAGTGATTTGCCCTGAGCTCAGACAGTCCTCACTGTCTCCTGCAGAATCAGATAGCGGGCTTATCACTACGTATCCCGAGGTGGGGCCGCATCCACCGAAAGGTGCCATACCCCTCTCGGTCTTGATTCTCAGCTTGCTGGTTCTGTTTGTGTCTGCCTTCTTTGCTGCTGCAGCTCTCTGCGCATATGCTCTGAAAAAGCGTGAAAAGCTTCCATTTAGGAAGCAAGGGGAAGTTGGCCTGGCAGGCATTCAGATGGAATGTGGAATATTCACAGAACAGCCATCTACCTTACCAGAGACTCCTCCTTCCAATCACGTGTACGATAGCATTGGTGCACCCTCCTCGCATATGTGCAGCAACACCGTTTACAAAAGCGGACAGGAGGAGTCAGGGCAGAAGCATCCATTCTCAGAGACAAAAGAGAGTGGGTCACACTACAGGACACTTGTGGAGAAAGAAAAGGAGTGGACCATGGCCATCTCCAGCTCCCCCATTAACACTATTGTGAGCGTTGGCGGGCCGTGTGGTGACATTGCCGGCTTTCGTGAAAACGGAATACTCTGCCCGACTGTCATTGATAGCCAAGGTCCCACACCCAAGGTGGGATTAGTGGACAGTCTTTTTGGCACAACTCCTCAGTTTAGCAACCTGCCTGACAGACACACGCACCCTCCCTCAGAGTATCCACATGCCAAACAGGATGCCAGACAAAAGCAAACGATCACAACCACCACAGGGACAAGGACAGGATGTCCTAATCAAACCCAAAGTGATTACCCTGAGCTGAGGGCTAGACTCAAAACAAAGATGGATTACATTGATATGCTGGATAGGTCATATCAATTCTAA